Within the Lacerta agilis isolate rLacAgi1 chromosome 15, rLacAgi1.pri, whole genome shotgun sequence genome, the region CCTTTAGCCAGGTAGAAAATAACCCAAGGACGGCTTTGGTGGACTGGGGAAGCTAAACTGTGGTTGGGCATCACAGGTGCCACATGTTTCATAGATGACAGGACAGGGAGTTTGTGGCATTCCCGGGCTAGAGCATGAAGATTCATGCACTTGCCTATGGCACAATGTCAGGTCTGTCCTCCAGTGCTACACTGTTACCTGCTCCCTGGCTCAGTAACATGGAAGACAAAGGTGGGGATGCTAGATTTAGATTTGACTTATGGCATCATTGTCAGAAACGTTGGCCATCGCTAGTGAGGCCATGGAAGCTGGTCCTTTAGGGCAGATGGGAtcctgtcccaccaacctcagcccgCCAGGCTGCCTGCTTACTTAGTCTAGGGGGTGACACTGCTTGTcagttcctcctcctcagtctcgtTGTTGCACTTGAAGCGcacagcagggaggagggtggggacaaaactagaattggtTCCATTAGTcattggcctccctgccttctgccctaacagtcccaatggacaccagtgACCGCTGTAGTTAAGCAGAACAAGCAAATTGAATAATAGTCCTTGGTTGAAGGAGAAAGGCAGTATGTGCAGGGATTTAGTGTGTATCAAACCTTCTAGCGTACAAGTCTTCAGCTTCTTcacctgtgttgtttttttttttataatacttCTCATGCTTCCAATTTAGCTCTGGTACCAGgcagaagggacccaggtggtgctgtgggttaaaccacagagcctagggcttgctgatcagaaggtcaacagttcaaatccctgcaatggagtgagctcccgttgctcggtcccagctcctgcccacctagcagttcaaaagcacatcaaagtgcaagtagataaataggtacctctctggcgggaaggtaaacggcatttctgtgcgctgctctggttcaccagaagcggctttttcatgctggccacatgacccggaagctgtacaccggctccctcggccaataaagtgagttgagcgctgcaaccccagagttggacactactggacctaatggtcagaggtccctttaccttttaccaggcAGAAAGCTCCCTTGGCTAGGGCCATGGGACACATTCTGAGAGTATGGAGAGTAGAAAACAAACTGCAAAAATAAGAGGCAAATGCAGGTACAGCCAGATAATGGGGATCCACACCTGATAGTTTTCTTTGTGAATTGCCACTTTTCTACCTTAGGCTGACTTAACTCTGTCATTTTGGCCTTGGATTACTGAGCAGATGTAAAACTAGTTTTCCTCTTcctggtttccccccacccctctctctctctccagaccgaTCAAACCAAACGAAATTCTCCCCCCAGAGAAGGGGCGAGAGGTAGCCAAAGAGCTGGGGATTCCTTATTATGAGACCAGCGTCGTAGCCCAATTTGGCATTAAGGATGTCTTTGACAATGCCATCCGAGCTGCCCTCATCTCCCGCCGGCATCTCCAGTTCTGGAAGTCTCACCTGCGTAATGTCCAGAGGCCATTGCTCCAGGCCCCCTTCTTgccccccaagccacccccacccATCATCATTGTTCCTGACCCTCCTTCCAACAACGAGGAGCGTCCAGCCAACCTGCTGGAGGACCCCTTGTGTGCAGATGTCATCCTGGTGTTGCAAGAGAGAATCAAAATCTACGCGCATAAGATCtacctctccacctcctcctctaaGTTCTACGACTTGTTCTTGATGGACCTGAGTGAGGAGAACCAGCAGGGGATGACAGGAAGCGGCATTGGGCCTGGTATTGCTGAGCGGACCCTCCATCAGGAGGAGAGGCATCACCATGGCCGGGAATTCCTCCTGAGAGCTGCTAGCTTTGATATCTGTGAGAGTGCTGAGGAAGCTGGCTCTGGTCAGCAAAAACCGTGCCTTAGAGCCTCCACCAGCGATGGGATATTGCGGGGCAAGAACTATGGGGTACGAGGGCTAAAACGGGGGCGGGTCCTCTCCTCTTGGAGCCGTGCCTTTGTCAGCATCCAGGAGGAGATGGCGGATGACCCCATGACGTACAAGCCCCGACTTATGGTGGTGGTGAAGATGGACCCTTCCATCCAACTGGGGCCCTTCAGGGCTGTGCTCAAATATCTGTACACAGGAGAGCTGGACGAGAATGAGAGGGACCTGATGCATATTGCCCACATTGCTGAGCTTCTAGAAGTCTTTGACCTCAGGATGATGGTGGCCAACATCCTGAACAACGAGGCATTCATGAACCAGGAGATCACCAAAGCCTTCCACGTCAGGAGAACCAACCGGGTTAAGGAGTGTCTGGCCAAGGGGACTTTTTCCGGTACGCTCTAGAGCACTGGGTAGCCGTGTGGGACATGGCTATTGGGACAAATGTCGTTTGATTTCCAGGATGCGGGGGGCTCAATTGAATTTGGGCAATGAGCTAAAGTAACAGAGTGGGACAGGATATTGTTCTCACCCTGGTTTAAGTGTTGCATTGGAAGCCCTTTTAGGAGCCACCTTCATTAGGAAGAATGAGTTAGTAGAATTTCTGATTGCACTACTTCAGATGTTTCTGGGTGTCCAAGTTGGGTTTTTTAGTGTTCTGCCATGTAATCAAACTCCTTGCATGTGGTAAATAGTATGTCAGAAAGAAGATTGTTCATTTTCtcaatagcattagctttttctaAGCTCACCCATCTAAATGAATCCTActtaatagaaaaaaaaaacattgggaaAATAATTATGGGAAAcccaatataaataataataaaattattagtagtattgttagtattattattagtacagtattattaaaattattattaaattattattaggtATTCtctgttttaaataaacatgaGCTCTTTTTTGTTCTTAGACTGGAGAGCAggtacacacacactttaaagtgGTCGTGTCTAGAACAAGCTTTGGCACTTGGTTCTTCTGAATAAATACGAAGGCTGCTTTTGCCACCAGATGGTTGTCTGTTCCATTACTCAGGGCTCCTTGATGTTTCCTGTGCAGGAGCCAGTTTAACTGTATTGTTGCTTGCCAGTCATAGTGCATTGTCCAGTTTCCCGCTATTCCCCTGTCATCCATATAGTTCTGTTGCTCTGAAGGCCTGGTGGTTGTTACTTGGGACTACAATCACTAACATTCAATGACAATTCCCTTCTGATTAATCCTGCAGATCAGGTGTGGGGGACctatagtcctccagatgttgctgagctccaACTCTTGCCAGCATGACCAGTAataagggattatgggagctgtagttcatcaacatctggagggccacaggttcctcacctctgctgtAGAATAAACACAAAGGCCAGGATAATTCATTCCCTCCTGTCCTGGCCATTTCTGGATTACGCGAAATATCATCATTATCCTATGCCTCACCCAGTTCCTGTTTGTGGGATGCCTGAATTGCCTTCTTAAACCTTAGCACCATATTTACAGAGCAATTCTCAACTTGTTTACTTAAATATCTCATTATTGTTTCATGTGCTAACTtcctagtaaatgtgtttaggattatgCTCTTGGTTTTGGCTAGCTGTGGCACAACTTGCTAGCCGTTGAGGTTGTAGATGAGCTTTGCTGTATAGCTAAATTAGGGCATGATATGGTGACCAAGTGTTTGTTAATTTAGGGTTGTTTGGGTCACTGGTGAATCCTTTATTCATCAGTAACTCAAATCAACCCTGGTTGGGGCCAGGGGTGCCAGCTGGGGAGCCCtagtaagccccaccctgcataattcatcacatgatgcagtgcacacacaccatcaactttgggggccctcagcccctaggaattggctcctatgggtggggtcctccagatggtgttggactacaactcccatgcttGCTGAGGTTGATTGCTTTTCAACATTGGCTCCCATCCCTATTTTGGCTTGTCAGGCTCCCAGAAAAAGATCAAGTAGATATAGAAACCCAGAACTCACAACTTAAAGCTGATCTGCACAATTACTTTGTGGATGGGGGAAATTGCTGTAGGTGACTTTATtccttcagtattttttttttttgggggggggtatgttctTGTGGAAGTGACATCTTGTGGGGATTCTAGCCCTTAGCATCTCATTAGTTTTCTCTGAGTTGTATACAGTGCtcgtcctattcagagtagatccattgaagttaatggccaTGACTAGCTTAGgttgggcctactctgagtagaactgaaGTTGGCTACAACCCCCTGTTACTCTGTGGTGGTAAAGCACAGTCCATGGACATAAAAACATTTTCTTATGTTTCTTTACTTGTTTGCAGATGTCACCTTTATGCTGGATGATGGTGCTATCAGTGCCCACAAGCCCTTGCTAATTTCCAGTTGTGACTGGATGGCTGCTATGTTTGGGGGTCCATTTGTGGAGAGCTCAACCCAAGAGGTGAGGCCACCGTGAGCATGAAAAGCTCCAGACTGAATTATCATCTCTCTAGTTTTCCAACTTAGACATAGCTCTAACTAATACTTGAACCCCATTTCCTACTGTCTGCAACTTCAGTTTTTGTCCACACTGCACCCGAGCAGATCTTTTGATGAGcaaatgttttcatttctttcagctgCTGAGCTAAGATCCCTGGGGTTTGGGAGGGAGTAGAGTGCCTGTTTCTTGCTTTTTACACAGTACTCTCAGCATCCAGGCTcaagggaagaaaaggggaggtGGTAGGGAAGGGTTTTAGGGCAAGTGCCATTATGTGGGGCTTGGATGGGAAGATCCTATATGTTTTATACCGTAATAAGGGATGGACTGGGGGCAGTGCTCAGATTATAGGGTATCCAGCTCCCTGACCTTTTTAGAAGGCTTTGGGGACACAGTTTGGCTAAAAGGAGTCAAGACTTACAGTTTTTACTTATAGTTTTTACTGAGGGCCTACTACCTTTTCTCCCACAATTTGAGCAAGCTTCAAATAGGCAGAGGGGCATTGTATTGAAATGATGAGGTGGCAGAGTGGGAGACAGCCAGGACCCACCAAGAAGTCCTTTTATACAAACtccatggaaataaatggaagcTATGCAGATTATGTCCCATTTTAATGAGTGAGGAGGAGAAATACTGCTTGAATTTTCCAGCTTCAGAAAGAAAATGTCATTGGCCAGCACTGTGGCCAGCACTTTGGAAAGGTCCTTTCCCTTCTGAAACCCTTGCAAACGGCAGACAAAAGACCCAATCTGTGCAAGACCCCCTATTGGAACAACATACACAAAGGGACTTTGGGGACCCTGGTTTGCCTATTGCATTTTCATATGGCAAATTCACACCCATTTACAAGAATGCATAAATTTTGTAACCTGGAAATGGTGGTGCCCATGTATCTTTTTCACCAGGATGTAAACATTGTAAATCAGATGCAGAGAGGgagctaatacagtggtatctcgggttacatacgcttcaggttacagactccgctaacccagaaataatgcttcaggttaagaactttgcttcaggatgagaacagaaatcatgcagcggcagcgggaggtcccattagctaaagtggtgcttcaggttgagaacagtttcaggttaagaacggacctccggaacgaattaagtacgtaaccagaggtaccactgtaccttactAGGTGTGCTGATGTGTGTGAAAAATATGCAACTTCCTGATGCCCTGCTGTATATTATTGAGGAAGTAAAATGATCACAAACTCTGCAGTTTCAATGTCTTGTCCCTCTTGGGGCCCAAGCAAAAGATATGGTAGGAACTGACCGTGGCTGCTTTCAGAGTGATGTGAGAGTCTTCTGGACAGGCTCCATTCTGGCCTAAAAGTATAAGCAGATCCTGCAGAGAAGAGATGAGGAATCTgtagctctctagatgttgttggactcaaaatTCTATCAGCTGCAGTCAGCATTGCCAGTGGGAGCTGCAGGTTCCCTATATCTATTGCGAAAGCAACAACAATCCATCCCAGTGTGTAGGGGGGAAACCCAGTAGCCTATTCTCAGGGCAAGCTTTTATAGGGCTCAAGCAATATCACACGATCCACTCTAACCTCTAGAGTTAGAGTTTTGTGCTAGGCTGCCTGAACACTCTATAATTCCCCTCATTAGCCAGAGCAAATGAGGTGGTACACAGTCTGGGCTCCCTGTCCTCAACCATTGGGTTGAATAAAAGGGTAAATAGAAGTGAAGAGTTGTTGTATGACTGAAGGATGAGCACAACTATGCAGTTCTTCTGTATCTCAATATGTTGTGAATTTAACCCCTCTTGTGTGCATGTCCTTGCTCTTACAGGTGGTGTTACCTTACACCAGCAAGAGTTGCATGAGGGCAGTGCTGGAGTACCTGTACACGGGGCAGTTTTGTTCCACATCAGACCTTGATTACATGAAGCTTATCATCCTTGCCAACCGCCTGTGTCTGCCACACCTAGTTGCACTGACAGGTAATACTGGGGAGCTGCAGGCGCAGTTCTGACTTCATAGCTGTGATCAGGCACAATATGGGGCGATGAAGGAGCTCGTGCCTTCTGCTTAACAGCGTGAAAGTACTGTGCTTTGATCCTTCTCCTCACCTTTTGGAGTGATGTTAGCTTAGGAAGGGGTGATGTCGTTAGGTGTCATTGTATGATATGGAGAACCTTCCGTGAAGGCATTGAGGGGATTATAGGATTTGAGGCAAGCCATATACAGGTTTTCAGTGTTTAAAGCAGGCTTACTTGGGGATAGACAACCAGGGTGTGACTTTCTGACCCATTGCTTGTGTCTTGGTCTGGCCAGCAGGTGGCGCACTGTGCCCCTCTCTCAGGCCCTAGAATGAGGAGAGGCTGAGCTGGCAGAATGAACTGTTCCGCTTGAGAGAGGAGGTGGACTATCACATTTGTGAATGCTCCATAGTTTTAAaagtttccttttaaaacaaatgtagaGTGGGCTGACCTAGAACCTCTCCCCTTGATTGATAAGCTGGATTTTTACTTGCAacgtttaaaacaaaaacaaaaacatttaaaaaatggcaggcCCTACCAGACACTGAAGGGGTCCGTGTCTTATTCAGTGGAGTGGTGGGCTGCAGATGTTGAGCTCTGGTGATGTTGTGGGGCGTGTCAAGGGCGAGTCCAAACCCACTTAGCATTTATTGACATACTGTGGCACCAAATACATAAGCAATTCACTACTGTCCACAAGATTGCTTTCCTCTGGTGTTGCCTATCTgagttttacattttattttatgtagggAAAAAATCATGTAGAAAAGCAGGCCCTTGTGCTTGTTAGAACAGCATTCAGTTTTAACAGATTGTCTCAACAAATACAAAGTGAATATGGATTTCTTTTCAAActgggccattaaaaaaaaacaacccacagcaATAATGCTTTGTTAGAAAACTTAGAATCCAGTTTCTTACCTTGCTtaaaaactgaaagaaaaagatTGGTCTTTATCTCTTCTGCCCTGTTAGTGAGGTCACACTGCTGCACTCTGACcttattgtatgtgtgtgtttttacagaaCAGTTCACGGTGTCTGGTCTGATGGAAGCAACTCAGATGTTAGTGGACATTGACGGTGATGTCCTTGTGTTCCTGGAGCTGGCTCAGGTATAATAAACGTCTTGGTCATAGTGAATCCGTAGTGATCCCTTGAGGTCAGTCTCATTGAACTCTTGAGGCTTGCTTCCCAATCAACTTGTACAGCAGCTGGCTCAAGGGGCCAAATCTGGCAGGTAGCCACCGGGGACTCACCTGTCAGTTACATGTCacatgactgacaggtgggcagggtccacccccaccccctgctcaccTGCTTCAAAGAATGCTTGCTCTTTGCAGCTGCTCAGCTTTTCCTTTAAGCAAGAGGGTAGGCGCAGCAGTGGCAGGTGGGAGTCCCCCCACGCACCCACCTCCCAATAAGGAAAGAAGTGCAGTCAACTGATGAGCAGGGATTAAATTCCGTTGCCTTGGCTGTGTGATCCTGttccctgctgggaacagggcacACAGCCAATGCAAGATTAAATCCTGCCCttctgcccatcagctgacattACCAGTGGTAGGcgttttgggggaaatggccttgtgggtGAAGCTGGACCCTCTGGTGGGCCAACATTGGCCCATATGCTGAAGGTTCCCTACCCAttctgtacaggattgcactgttggtaGCCCCGATCATTTCCTTAGCAGTGCTGGCTAAATCACCCTGTGGTGTTGTGACTCATGCCAAtatcttatttccccccccctcccgcagtTCCATGGTGCCTACCAGCTAGCCGACTGGTGCCTCCATCATATCTGCACCAACTACAACAACATCTGCCGCAAATTTCCCCGAGAGATGAAAGCAATGTCAATAGGTGAGCATGGAAGAATTATGAGTTGTGCGTTGCCTTGGGTGTCTATGCAGAAAAGCAACAAATAAGATTTTTATAGCTGTTTCTTAAACATGCACAAGAATATCAGTTTCAGCTTAGAGCCAATTTGCAACTCTTGTAATCTCAGCAAAACCCTTAAAAATGGTTTAGAACACACGAGGCCTGTTCCCATCCCATCCCTACTAGTAGGATTCCTCATTGCAGTTGCTGATCCTCAGGGTTGGCTCTTGTCTGCGCCTCTCTTCCACTGAAAGCTGTTCTAACCCTTTCAGGTCAATGGCTGATGCCATCTAGTTTTGCTGCAAATAAATTGCACATTGACAGTTTTGCAAACCATCCACCTCTCCACAGATTGCTTTCTCCACAAACTTCAGCTGCATTTGTTTGCAATtctgacttttcttttttaactgtaATAGCAGGCTTTTaactttcgttccttccttcctcccattgCAGAGAACCAGGACTATTTTGAGAAGCATCGGTGGCCCCCAGTTTGGTACCTGAAGGAGGAGGACCACTATCAGAGGGCCAGGAAGGAGCGTGAGAAGGAAGACTACCTCCATCAGAAACGGCAGCCCAAGAGGAGGTGGCTGTTCTGGAATGCCTCCTCCCCCGCCCAGTCACCTTCCTCATCAGCAGCCACagcttcatcttcatcttcctcctcctcctctgctgtggTCTGAGAGATGCActgcccctacacacacacactctcctcaGTCTCTCTGGAGAGAAGGGAGCCTGCCACCCTGACCAATGTCTGGCTTGACAGGCTTAGAGAGGACACCACCAGCTAAAACCCTCagtggagaaaacaagcatgaatGTCCCTGGGAGGTTGGCAAGAACCTGTACAGGTGGAGCTCAGGGTCTGGAGCATCCTACATCTTCACCCAGAGCTCTCTCCATATGGTCCCAGTCCTTGCCTCAGCTAGTGTTGGTGCACAGCCGTTGGGAGGCTGCCCAGGTGGAATGCAAGGCAAGCCAGTTTTCTTTAGAAGGGGGCTCACTCATCTAGCTGGACACACCTCATGTTTACAGGAATGCAAGAGGTTTACTTTGAAAATCTGCTGCAAGGAAAATGCAGCAGTTCTTCATTGATTTAATGAGGGTTCCTGCACctttgcaaaaagcaaaaaataattgGGTGCCTCACACTGTCCGCCCCTCTGCACCATGTCATTTCAAGCTGCTGAAGACAGGCGCTGTGCCCCAGAATTTTTTTCTGGGCTTCTTTTCATGACAAGGTATCATTTTTCTGTTGCATGTCCACCCCCTTAGCTCTA harbors:
- the RHOBTB2 gene encoding rho-related BTB domain-containing protein 2 isoform X2 — encoded protein: MEREIPVLRVRSQLMDSDMDYERPNVETIKCVVVGDNAVGKTRLICARACNATLTQYQLLATHVPTVWAIDQYRVCQEVLERSRDVVDDVSVSLRLWDTFGDHHKDRRFAYGRSDVVVLCFSIANPNSLHHVKTMWYPEIKHFCPRAPVILVGCQLDLRYADLEAVNRARRPLARPIKPNEILPPEKGREVAKELGIPYYETSVVAQFGIKDVFDNAIRAALISRRHLQFWKSHLRNVQRPLLQAPFLPPKPPPPIIIVPDPPSNNEERPANLLEDPLCADVILVLQERIKIYAHKIYLSTSSSKFYDLFLMDLSEENQQGMTGSGIGPGIAERTLHQEERHHHGREFLLRAASFDICESAEEAGSGQQKPCLRASTSDGILRGKNYGVRGLKRGRVLSSWSRAFVSIQEEMADDPMTYKPRLMVVVKMDPSIQLGPFRAVLKYLYTGELDENERDLMHIAHIAELLEVFDLRMMVANILNNEAFMNQEITKAFHVRRTNRVKECLAKGTFSDVTFMLDDGAISAHKPLLISSCDWMAAMFGGPFVESSTQEVVLPYTSKSCMRAVLEYLYTGQFCSTSDLDYMKLIILANRLCLPHLVALTEQFTVSGLMEATQMLVDIDGDVLVFLELAQFHGAYQLADWCLHHICTNYNNICRKFPREMKAMSAENQDYFEKHRWPPVWYLKEEDHYQRARKEREKEDYLHQKRQPKRRWLFWNASSPAQSPSSSAATASSSSSSSSSAVV
- the RHOBTB2 gene encoding rho-related BTB domain-containing protein 2 isoform X1, producing the protein MESRGKTHLKVKTKMNNALSQLMDSDMDYERPNVETIKCVVVGDNAVGKTRLICARACNATLTQYQLLATHVPTVWAIDQYRVCQEVLERSRDVVDDVSVSLRLWDTFGDHHKDRRFAYGRSDVVVLCFSIANPNSLHHVKTMWYPEIKHFCPRAPVILVGCQLDLRYADLEAVNRARRPLARPIKPNEILPPEKGREVAKELGIPYYETSVVAQFGIKDVFDNAIRAALISRRHLQFWKSHLRNVQRPLLQAPFLPPKPPPPIIIVPDPPSNNEERPANLLEDPLCADVILVLQERIKIYAHKIYLSTSSSKFYDLFLMDLSEENQQGMTGSGIGPGIAERTLHQEERHHHGREFLLRAASFDICESAEEAGSGQQKPCLRASTSDGILRGKNYGVRGLKRGRVLSSWSRAFVSIQEEMADDPMTYKPRLMVVVKMDPSIQLGPFRAVLKYLYTGELDENERDLMHIAHIAELLEVFDLRMMVANILNNEAFMNQEITKAFHVRRTNRVKECLAKGTFSDVTFMLDDGAISAHKPLLISSCDWMAAMFGGPFVESSTQEVVLPYTSKSCMRAVLEYLYTGQFCSTSDLDYMKLIILANRLCLPHLVALTEQFTVSGLMEATQMLVDIDGDVLVFLELAQFHGAYQLADWCLHHICTNYNNICRKFPREMKAMSAENQDYFEKHRWPPVWYLKEEDHYQRARKEREKEDYLHQKRQPKRRWLFWNASSPAQSPSSSAATASSSSSSSSSAVV
- the RHOBTB2 gene encoding rho-related BTB domain-containing protein 2 isoform X3 — its product is MDSDMDYERPNVETIKCVVVGDNAVGKTRLICARACNATLTQYQLLATHVPTVWAIDQYRVCQEVLERSRDVVDDVSVSLRLWDTFGDHHKDRRFAYGRSDVVVLCFSIANPNSLHHVKTMWYPEIKHFCPRAPVILVGCQLDLRYADLEAVNRARRPLARPIKPNEILPPEKGREVAKELGIPYYETSVVAQFGIKDVFDNAIRAALISRRHLQFWKSHLRNVQRPLLQAPFLPPKPPPPIIIVPDPPSNNEERPANLLEDPLCADVILVLQERIKIYAHKIYLSTSSSKFYDLFLMDLSEENQQGMTGSGIGPGIAERTLHQEERHHHGREFLLRAASFDICESAEEAGSGQQKPCLRASTSDGILRGKNYGVRGLKRGRVLSSWSRAFVSIQEEMADDPMTYKPRLMVVVKMDPSIQLGPFRAVLKYLYTGELDENERDLMHIAHIAELLEVFDLRMMVANILNNEAFMNQEITKAFHVRRTNRVKECLAKGTFSDVTFMLDDGAISAHKPLLISSCDWMAAMFGGPFVESSTQEVVLPYTSKSCMRAVLEYLYTGQFCSTSDLDYMKLIILANRLCLPHLVALTEQFTVSGLMEATQMLVDIDGDVLVFLELAQFHGAYQLADWCLHHICTNYNNICRKFPREMKAMSAENQDYFEKHRWPPVWYLKEEDHYQRARKEREKEDYLHQKRQPKRRWLFWNASSPAQSPSSSAATASSSSSSSSSAVV